A genomic window from Pseudogulbenkiania sp. MAI-1 includes:
- the fabZ gene encoding 3-hydroxyacyl-ACP dehydratase FabZ: MTEHAVTIDVREIMKYLPHRYPFLLVDRVVEFEANKRVKALKNVTINEPFFVGHFEQYPVMPGVLIIEALAQAAGILSIKSQGERAENELYFFVGIDNARFKRQVVPGDQLVMEVEELTSKRGIAKYKARALVDGQVACEAEIMCAKREV; the protein is encoded by the coding sequence ATGACTGAGCATGCCGTGACCATCGACGTACGTGAAATCATGAAGTACCTGCCGCACCGCTACCCGTTCCTGCTGGTGGACCGGGTGGTGGAGTTCGAGGCGAACAAGCGTGTCAAGGCGCTCAAGAACGTGACTATCAACGAGCCGTTCTTCGTCGGCCACTTCGAGCAGTACCCGGTGATGCCGGGCGTGCTGATCATCGAGGCGCTGGCGCAGGCGGCCGGCATCCTGTCGATCAAGAGCCAGGGCGAGCGCGCCGAGAACGAGCTGTATTTCTTCGTCGGCATCGACAACGCCCGCTTCAAGCGCCAGGTGGTGCCGGGCGATCAGCTGGTGATGGAGGTGGAGGAACTGACCTCCAAACGCGGCATCGCCAAGTACAAGGCACGTGCTCTGGTGGATGGGCAGGTGGCCTGCGAGGCCGAGATCATGTGCGCCAAGCGCGAGGTGTGA
- the lpxD gene encoding UDP-3-O-(3-hydroxymyristoyl)glucosamine N-acyltransferase, with product MAYTLSDIVARLGGELRGDDCLVERLAPLEDAKTGEISFLANAKFRRQLETTGASALIMSPKLAEETGYGGPLILTDDPYLYFARVATLFHPAPQARPGIHETAVVGEGCRIDPSSEIGANVSIGHNVTIGERCRILPGVSIGDGVAIGDDVTLYANVTVYHGCRIGSRVGIHSGTVIGADGFGLAWAKDHWFKIPQTGRVVIEDDVEIGANTTVDRGAMADTIIRKGAKIDNLVQIAHNVQIGEHTAIAGCVGIAGSTKIGAYCTVGGAAMFVGHIEVADRTHIGGGTLVSKSIKKPDNYASSYPLSTMKEWLPNAVHLRHLDDLVKRVKELEREIKTLKDSKDQNND from the coding sequence ATGGCATATACACTTTCCGATATCGTGGCGCGGCTCGGCGGCGAGCTGCGCGGCGACGACTGCCTGGTCGAGCGCCTGGCCCCGCTGGAAGACGCCAAGACCGGCGAAATCAGCTTCCTGGCAAACGCCAAGTTCCGCCGTCAGCTCGAGACGACGGGGGCCAGCGCGCTCATCATGTCGCCCAAGCTGGCCGAGGAAACCGGTTATGGCGGTCCACTGATCCTGACCGACGACCCTTATCTGTACTTCGCCCGCGTGGCGACGCTGTTCCATCCGGCGCCGCAGGCACGGCCCGGCATCCATGAGACTGCCGTGGTCGGCGAGGGCTGCCGCATCGATCCTTCCAGTGAGATCGGCGCCAACGTCAGCATCGGCCATAATGTGACCATCGGTGAGCGCTGCCGCATCCTGCCGGGCGTGTCGATCGGCGATGGGGTGGCGATCGGCGACGACGTGACGCTCTACGCCAATGTCACGGTTTACCACGGCTGCCGCATCGGCTCGCGCGTCGGCATCCACTCCGGCACGGTGATCGGCGCGGACGGTTTCGGCCTGGCCTGGGCCAAGGATCACTGGTTCAAGATTCCGCAGACGGGCCGGGTGGTGATCGAGGACGACGTCGAGATCGGCGCCAACACCACGGTCGACCGCGGCGCGATGGCCGACACCATCATCCGCAAGGGCGCCAAGATCGACAATCTGGTGCAGATCGCGCACAACGTGCAGATCGGCGAGCACACCGCCATCGCCGGTTGCGTCGGCATCGCCGGCAGTACCAAGATCGGCGCTTACTGCACCGTCGGAGGGGCGGCAATGTTCGTCGGCCACATCGAGGTGGCCGACCGTACCCATATCGGCGGCGGGACGCTGGTGTCCAAGTCCATCAAGAAGCCGGACAACTACGCCTCGTCCTACCCACTTTCCACCATGAAGGAATGGCTGCCCAACGCCGTTCACCTGAGACATCTCGACGATCTCGTCAAACGCGTAAAAGAACTCGAACGCGAGATCAAGACCCTGAAAGATAGCAAGGACCAGAATAATGACTGA
- the bamA gene encoding outer membrane protein assembly factor BamA, whose product MRFKLVAAAVAGLFSMSAAMAAEPFVVKDIRVEGLQRTEPGTVFNYMPLKVGDTFTDEKAKEAIKALFATGFFNDVRIESEGDVLIVSVIERPVITQLNISGAKEFDKDQLKKALKENGLAESRIFDQGLLDGAVQELKRQYYSRGKYSVEITPSVTKLERNRVAVTLDIVEGVTAKIKEIRIVGAKAFDQDTLLEQFSLTTGDWLSWITKDNQYSKQKLSGDLEKLKAFYQNQGYLEFNIDSTQVSISADKEDMFLTININEGQRYTISDVKLAGDLKVPEEELRKLLQFKAGDVFNREKVNDSVTAISDRLGNDGYAFANVNALPEIDREKRQVAFTLFLDPGRKTYVRRINIAGNTKTRDEVVRRELRQLESAPYAADKIKRSKERVELLGYFEDVNVETPAVPDTADQVDMNINLKERPTGSISAGIGFVQGQGLVFSGSVSQSNIFGSGKSLSAGISTGKVNKSASLSFNDPYFTVDGVSLGYNLYSRTYDAQEDDVSKYKTRTSGAAAKFGVPITEFDRINLSLGVEQTAITTFSDSPQRYLDFVDKYGKSANTLLSTIGWSRDTRDSALWPTRGAVLRAGVDIGLPGLDLQYYRLSHQQTWYFPLSKTFTLMLNGEVGYADGYGKSSTLPFFQNFYLGGLGSVRGYENGSIGPKDTNGDNLGGTTKVVGNVELLFPFPGMRDNKSVRTSVFFDVGSLWDNNVAGSSASEGLRYSGGAALTWLSPMGPMKFSYAVPLKKEEGDKRQAFQFQLGTVF is encoded by the coding sequence ATGAGATTCAAACTCGTTGCAGCGGCAGTTGCCGGCCTGTTTTCCATGTCTGCCGCCATGGCGGCAGAGCCATTTGTAGTCAAGGATATTCGCGTCGAGGGTTTGCAGCGTACTGAACCCGGGACGGTATTCAATTATATGCCGCTCAAGGTGGGGGACACCTTCACCGACGAGAAGGCCAAAGAGGCGATCAAGGCACTGTTCGCCACCGGCTTCTTCAACGACGTGCGGATCGAGTCGGAGGGCGATGTCCTGATCGTCTCCGTCATCGAACGGCCGGTGATCACCCAGCTCAACATCAGCGGGGCGAAGGAGTTCGACAAGGATCAGCTGAAGAAGGCGCTCAAGGAGAACGGCCTGGCCGAATCCCGCATCTTCGACCAGGGCTTGCTGGACGGGGCGGTCCAGGAGCTGAAGCGCCAATATTACAGCCGCGGCAAGTACTCGGTGGAAATCACACCCAGCGTCACCAAGCTCGAGCGCAACCGCGTTGCCGTCACCCTCGATATCGTCGAGGGCGTGACGGCGAAGATCAAGGAAATCCGCATCGTCGGCGCCAAGGCCTTCGATCAGGACACGTTGCTGGAACAGTTCTCGTTGACCACCGGCGACTGGCTGTCCTGGATCACCAAGGACAACCAGTACTCCAAGCAGAAGTTGTCCGGCGACCTGGAAAAGCTCAAGGCGTTCTACCAGAACCAGGGCTACCTCGAGTTCAACATCGACTCGACCCAGGTGTCGATCAGCGCCGACAAGGAGGACATGTTCCTCACCATCAACATCAACGAAGGCCAGCGCTACACCATTTCCGACGTCAAGCTCGCCGGCGACCTGAAGGTGCCGGAAGAGGAGCTGCGCAAGCTCTTGCAGTTCAAGGCGGGCGACGTGTTCAACCGCGAGAAGGTCAACGATTCGGTGACCGCCATCAGCGACCGCCTGGGTAACGACGGCTACGCCTTCGCCAACGTCAACGCGCTGCCGGAAATCGACCGCGAGAAGCGCCAGGTCGCCTTCACCCTGTTCCTCGACCCGGGCCGCAAGACCTACGTTCGCCGCATCAACATCGCCGGCAACACCAAGACCCGTGATGAAGTGGTACGCCGCGAGCTGCGTCAGCTGGAAAGCGCGCCCTACGCCGCCGACAAGATCAAGCGCAGCAAGGAGCGGGTCGAACTGCTGGGCTACTTCGAGGACGTCAATGTCGAGACGCCGGCGGTCCCCGATACGGCGGATCAGGTCGACATGAACATCAACCTGAAGGAACGTCCGACCGGCAGCATCTCGGCCGGTATCGGTTTCGTGCAGGGGCAGGGTCTGGTGTTCTCCGGCAGCGTGTCGCAGAGCAATATCTTCGGTTCCGGCAAGTCGCTGTCGGCCGGCATCTCCACCGGCAAGGTGAACAAGAGCGCCAGCCTCTCCTTCAACGATCCGTACTTCACCGTCGACGGTGTCAGTCTGGGCTACAACCTGTACAGCCGCACCTACGACGCCCAGGAAGACGACGTGTCCAAGTACAAGACGCGGACGAGTGGGGCGGCGGCCAAGTTCGGCGTGCCGATCACCGAGTTCGACCGCATCAACCTGAGCCTGGGGGTGGAGCAGACCGCCATCACCACCTTCTCCGACAGCCCGCAGCGTTACCTCGACTTCGTCGACAAGTACGGCAAGAGCGCCAACACGCTGCTGTCCACCATCGGCTGGTCGCGCGATACCCGCGACAGCGCATTGTGGCCGACGCGCGGGGCGGTGCTGCGGGCGGGGGTCGATATCGGCCTGCCGGGACTCGACTTGCAGTACTACCGTCTGAGCCATCAGCAGACCTGGTATTTCCCCTTGTCAAAGACCTTCACCCTGATGCTGAACGGCGAAGTGGGCTACGCCGACGGTTACGGCAAGAGTTCGACCCTGCCGTTCTTCCAGAACTTCTACCTGGGCGGCCTGGGCTCGGTGCGCGGCTACGAGAACGGCAGCATCGGTCCGAAAGATACGAACGGTGACAACCTCGGCGGCACCACCAAGGTGGTCGGCAACGTGGAGCTGCTGTTCCCCTTCCCGGGCATGCGCGACAACAAGTCGGTGCGCACCAGCGTGTTCTTCGACGTCGGCAGCCTGTGGGACAACAATGTCGCCGGTTCCAGCGCCAGCGAGGGTCTGCGCTACTCGGGCGGTGCCGCTCTGACCTGGCTGTCGCCGATGGGACCGATGAAATTCAGCTATGCCGTGCCGCTGAAGAAGGAAGAGGGCGACAAGCGCCAAGCATTCCAGTTCCAGCTGGGGACGGTATTCTGA
- the rnhB gene encoding ribonuclease HII, which yields MIAGVDEAGRGPLAGAVFAAAVILDPARPIAGLADSKKLTEKQRDELAPLIKERALAWCITSASVAEIDTLNILQATMLAMSRAVAGLSVLPVEVLIDGNRVPKGIAVPARAIVKGDALEPAISAASILAKTARDAELVALDALHPEYGFARHKGYPTAEHLAAIERFGVLAEHRRTFGPVKAWLARQQGQLF from the coding sequence ATGATCGCCGGCGTCGACGAGGCCGGCAGGGGCCCGCTCGCCGGGGCGGTGTTCGCCGCCGCGGTGATCCTCGATCCGGCGCGGCCGATCGCCGGGCTGGCCGACTCCAAGAAACTGACCGAGAAGCAGCGCGACGAGCTGGCGCCGCTGATCAAGGAGCGCGCGCTCGCCTGGTGCATCACCAGCGCGAGCGTCGCCGAGATCGATACCCTCAACATCCTGCAGGCCACCATGCTGGCGATGAGCCGCGCCGTGGCCGGCTTGTCGGTTCTGCCGGTCGAGGTGCTGATCGACGGCAACCGCGTGCCCAAGGGCATCGCAGTGCCGGCGCGCGCCATCGTCAAGGGTGACGCGCTGGAGCCAGCGATCTCGGCGGCGTCCATCCTGGCCAAGACTGCACGCGATGCGGAACTGGTGGCGCTCGACGCCTTGCATCCCGAGTACGGCTTCGCCCGTCACAAGGGCTATCCCACCGCCGAGCACCTGGCCGCCATCGAGCGCTTCGGCGTGCTGGCCGAGCACCGCCGCACCTTCGGCCCGGTCAAGGCGTGGCTGGCGCGGCAGCAGGGGCAGCTTTTTTAA
- the rseP gene encoding RIP metalloprotease RseP: MTAILAFLLAIGVLVTFHELGHYVAARCCGVKVLRFSIGFGKPLFTVKRGETEWAICPIPLGGYVKMLDEREGVVAPEDWPRAFNRQPVGKRMVIVVAGPLMNLLLAVLFYWAVIGNGLTLYRPLVGTVVPDSPAAIAGFQPGDRILAVAGSPVAHWNDISLALLDRSSSADEPLTVRVETTAGQRLDRVVKAAPEADGHANGQIGIVPVRYSLTLGMVEQGGAADKVGLRTGDTLLSANGRKLQSWAEWVAMVHNSPGKEITLVFLRGGERRQLTLRPDSMESPTGFVGRIGAAPTGDAAWLEGLRYEVHPTVAEAGWMALQKTWSNSVLSLRMFGRMLIGQASWDNLSGPITIASVAGQTARQGLDAYLEFLALISVSIGILNLLPIPILDGGHLMYYTAELIKGSPVSERAQLLGQRIGFALLASLMAFALLNDISRLFGG; this comes from the coding sequence ATGACTGCCATTCTCGCCTTCCTCCTCGCCATCGGTGTCCTGGTCACCTTCCACGAACTGGGCCACTACGTGGCAGCACGCTGCTGCGGGGTGAAGGTGCTGCGTTTCTCGATCGGTTTCGGCAAGCCGCTGTTCACGGTCAAGCGGGGCGAGACCGAGTGGGCGATCTGCCCGATTCCTCTGGGCGGCTACGTCAAAATGCTGGACGAGCGGGAGGGCGTCGTGGCGCCGGAGGACTGGCCGCGCGCCTTCAACCGGCAACCGGTCGGCAAGCGCATGGTGATCGTGGTGGCCGGCCCCTTGATGAACCTGCTGCTGGCGGTGTTGTTTTATTGGGCGGTGATCGGCAACGGCCTGACGCTGTACCGGCCGCTGGTGGGGACGGTGGTGCCGGACAGTCCGGCTGCCATCGCCGGCTTCCAGCCGGGGGACCGCATCCTCGCGGTGGCGGGCTCCCCGGTCGCGCATTGGAACGACATCAGCCTCGCGCTGCTGGATCGGAGTTCCAGTGCGGACGAACCGTTGACGGTGCGGGTCGAAACGACGGCCGGCCAGCGTCTCGATCGAGTGGTCAAGGCGGCGCCCGAGGCCGATGGTCACGCCAACGGGCAGATCGGCATCGTACCCGTTCGTTATTCGTTGACGCTGGGCATGGTCGAGCAGGGCGGTGCGGCGGACAAGGTCGGCCTGCGGACGGGCGACACCTTGCTGAGCGCCAATGGCCGTAAGCTGCAAAGCTGGGCGGAATGGGTGGCCATGGTGCACAACAGCCCCGGCAAGGAGATTACCCTGGTCTTTCTGCGGGGGGGCGAGCGGCGGCAGCTGACGCTGCGTCCGGATTCGATGGAGTCGCCGACCGGTTTTGTCGGCCGCATCGGTGCCGCACCGACGGGGGATGCCGCCTGGCTCGAGGGATTGCGTTACGAGGTGCACCCGACGGTCGCCGAGGCGGGCTGGATGGCGCTGCAAAAAACCTGGTCCAACAGCGTGCTTAGTTTGCGGATGTTCGGGCGCATGCTGATCGGGCAGGCGTCATGGGACAACCTGAGCGGCCCGATCACCATCGCCAGCGTGGCCGGCCAGACCGCGCGGCAGGGTCTGGACGCCTACCTCGAATTTCTGGCGCTGATCAGCGTCAGCATTGGCATATTGAACCTGCTTCCCATCCCCATTCTGGATGGTGGGCACTTAATGTATTATACGGCGGAGTTGATCAAGGGGAGCCCGGTCAGTGAACGGGCGCAGTTACTCGGGCAAAGGATAGGCTTTGCCTTGCTGGCTTCGTTGATGGCATTTGCCTTGCTAAACGACATCAGCCGCCTTTTCGGGGGTTAG
- the ispC gene encoding 1-deoxy-D-xylulose-5-phosphate reductoisomerase — MKPQGIVVLGATGSIGMNTLDVVARHPERYRVVALAAQRQVDRLFEQCRRFRPTFAVMVDDAAASALRLRLNEAGLPVEVLSGAGALETVATLPEADMVMAAIVGAAGLPSALAAARAGKRILLANKESLVVAGQLFMSAVREGGATLLPVDSEHNAIFQSLPDGYRGSLDQAGVRKIILTASGGPFRQLPAAELHAVTPAQACKHPNWVMGQKISVDSATLMNKGLEVIEAHWLFNAPAESIDVVVHPQSVIHSMVQYRDGSVMAQLGSPDMRTPIAYAMAWPERIEAGVASLDFFALSQLTFEQPDLARFPCLRLAFEALRSGGDAPAVLNAANEVAVAAFLDGQIGFMGIPALVEQALGRFDLSTSSSLEALLEKDGRVRSSLKAMLPL, encoded by the coding sequence ATGAAACCTCAAGGAATCGTAGTACTCGGGGCAACCGGCAGCATCGGCATGAACACGCTGGATGTGGTTGCCCGACACCCGGAGCGCTATCGTGTCGTGGCGCTGGCGGCGCAACGGCAAGTGGACCGCTTGTTCGAACAATGCCGGCGTTTTCGGCCGACCTTTGCCGTCATGGTCGACGACGCGGCGGCAAGCGCGCTGCGCTTGCGGCTGAACGAGGCCGGGCTGCCGGTCGAGGTGCTGAGCGGGGCGGGTGCCCTCGAGACGGTCGCCACCTTGCCGGAGGCCGACATGGTCATGGCGGCCATCGTCGGCGCGGCCGGCCTGCCGTCGGCGCTGGCAGCCGCCCGGGCCGGCAAGCGCATCCTGCTGGCCAACAAGGAGTCGCTGGTCGTGGCCGGACAGCTCTTCATGAGCGCCGTGCGCGAAGGCGGGGCGACCCTGCTGCCGGTGGATAGCGAGCACAATGCCATCTTCCAGTCGCTGCCGGACGGCTACCGCGGCTCGCTGGACCAGGCCGGCGTACGCAAGATCATCCTGACCGCCTCGGGCGGCCCGTTCCGGCAACTGCCGGCGGCGGAACTTCATGCCGTCACGCCGGCCCAAGCCTGCAAGCACCCGAACTGGGTGATGGGGCAGAAGATCTCCGTTGATTCCGCGACGCTGATGAACAAGGGGCTGGAGGTCATCGAGGCGCATTGGCTATTCAACGCACCGGCCGAGAGCATCGACGTGGTGGTGCATCCGCAAAGCGTCATTCATTCCATGGTTCAATACCGAGACGGTTCGGTCATGGCCCAACTGGGGTCGCCGGACATGCGCACGCCGATCGCCTACGCCATGGCCTGGCCTGAGCGTATCGAGGCGGGCGTCGCTTCGCTCGATTTCTTCGCCCTGTCCCAACTGACGTTCGAGCAGCCGGATCTGGCGCGCTTTCCCTGCCTGAGGCTGGCTTTCGAGGCGCTGCGGAGCGGGGGCGATGCCCCGGCGGTGCTGAATGCCGCCAATGAGGTCGCGGTGGCGGCCTTTCTGGACGGGCAGATCGGTTTCATGGGCATCCCCGCTCTGGTCGAGCAGGCATTGGGCCGCTTCGACTTGTCCACCAGCTCCTCGCTGGAGGCGCTGCTGGAGAAGGATGGCCGGGTTCGCTCATCCCTCAAGGCCATGCTCCCGCTATGA
- the mobB gene encoding molybdopterin-guanine dinucleotide biosynthesis protein B: MHVIGFAGYSGSGKTTLIERLLPQLVARGLDVAVIKHTHHDVDWDVPGKDSWRHRQAGARQVLLAAGQRRLLVEELPGSNDHPLLEHVARLRPCDLVLAEGFKHAPVPKIEVISSALASPRLYPDDPLVLAVVGDVPIDTTLPQFNRDDIAGIVDFLLSTLSHAEHADR, from the coding sequence ATGCACGTGATCGGCTTCGCCGGCTATTCCGGCAGCGGCAAAACCACCCTGATTGAACGGCTATTGCCCCAGCTTGTGGCCCGTGGCCTCGATGTGGCGGTGATCAAGCACACCCACCACGACGTCGACTGGGACGTGCCAGGCAAGGATAGCTGGCGGCATCGCCAGGCCGGCGCGCGCCAGGTGCTGCTGGCGGCCGGACAGCGCCGGCTGCTGGTGGAGGAGTTGCCCGGCAGCAACGACCATCCTTTGCTGGAACACGTGGCGCGGTTGCGCCCGTGCGATCTGGTGCTGGCCGAGGGTTTCAAGCACGCCCCGGTTCCCAAGATCGAAGTGATCAGTAGCGCGCTCGCCAGTCCGCGCCTGTACCCGGATGATCCGCTGGTGCTGGCCGTGGTTGGCGACGTCCCCATCGATACGACCTTGCCGCAGTTTAACCGTGACGACATCGCCGGCATCGTCGATTTCCTGTTGAGTACCTTATCCCATGCAGAACATGCTGACCGTTGA
- a CDS encoding DNA-deoxyinosine glycosylase, translating into MTSHKHCFPPVVSPEVRLLILGSLPGDASLAAGQYYAHPRNQFWRLLGEMLGKPLAEMAYADRLDCLLAHRVGLWDVVARAERKGSLDAALNDVEHNDLLALTRSLPRLEAVAFNGGTAFRAARRLAGSPLALLALPSSSPAYTRDYQEKLAIWLQLRRYL; encoded by the coding sequence ATGACGTCCCACAAGCACTGCTTCCCGCCGGTCGTGTCGCCCGAGGTACGGCTGCTGATCCTGGGCTCGCTGCCGGGAGACGCTTCACTGGCGGCCGGGCAGTACTACGCCCATCCGCGCAACCAGTTCTGGCGCCTGCTGGGCGAGATGCTGGGCAAACCCCTGGCCGAGATGGCGTATGCCGACCGCCTCGACTGTCTGCTCGCGCATCGTGTCGGGCTGTGGGACGTGGTGGCGCGCGCCGAGCGCAAGGGCAGTCTGGATGCCGCGCTGAACGACGTCGAGCACAACGACCTGTTGGCGCTGACGCGCTCCCTGCCGCGGCTCGAAGCGGTGGCGTTCAACGGCGGCACCGCCTTCAGGGCGGCCCGAAGGCTGGCCGGAAGCCCCCTGGCCTTGCTGGCGCTGCCTTCGTCCAGTCCGGCCTACACCCGTGACTATCAGGAAAAACTTGCGATCTGGCTGCAATTGCGGCGATATTTGTAG
- a CDS encoding OmpH family outer membrane protein, producing the protein MKTVRLLLAPVLLAASFASAAADFKLGYINTERVYREAAPAVLVMKKLEKEFSDRRAELKRMEARAKELETLLGKSGLGLDDRKKYERELAGLDRDYRAKGRELAEDFNLRRNEEFAAVQERANRTIKQIAEREQFDLILQDAVYVNPKYDITAKVLKELEK; encoded by the coding sequence ATGAAGACTGTTCGCCTGCTGTTGGCTCCGGTTCTGCTGGCCGCTTCGTTCGCCAGCGCGGCGGCCGATTTCAAGCTGGGCTACATCAATACCGAGCGGGTGTACCGCGAGGCGGCGCCGGCCGTACTGGTCATGAAGAAACTCGAGAAGGAGTTCAGTGACCGCCGCGCCGAGCTGAAGAGGATGGAAGCGCGTGCCAAGGAGCTGGAAACGCTGCTCGGCAAGAGCGGCTTGGGGCTCGACGACCGCAAGAAATACGAGCGGGAGCTGGCCGGCCTCGACCGCGATTACCGCGCCAAGGGCCGCGAACTGGCCGAGGACTTCAATCTGCGGCGCAATGAGGAATTTGCCGCGGTGCAGGAGCGGGCGAACCGAACCATCAAGCAGATCGCCGAGCGCGAGCAGTTCGATCTGATCCTGCAGGATGCGGTCTACGTCAATCCCAAGTACGACATCACCGCCAAGGTTCTCAAGGAACTTGAGAAATAA
- the lpxA gene encoding acyl-ACP--UDP-N-acetylglucosamine O-acyltransferase: protein MAIHPTAIVDPNARIADDVEIGAYSIVGPNVSIDSGTWVGPHVVIEGHTSIGKNNRIFQFCSLGAMPQDKKYAGEPTRLEIGDNNTIREFCTFNVGTAQDVGVTRLGNDNWIMAYVHLAHDCQVGNHTIFANNATLAGHVQVGDWVILGGFTSVHQFGIIGEHAMTAFASAVAQDVPPYVMAHGNRAVPSGINAEGLKRRGFSPEQIRSIRQAYKTLYRSGLPLEEAKQIIVAEAASHPELEAFVRFFGLSERGIIR, encoded by the coding sequence ATGGCGATTCATCCTACCGCGATCGTCGATCCGAACGCCCGCATCGCGGACGACGTCGAGATCGGCGCGTATTCCATCGTGGGACCGAACGTGTCCATCGACAGCGGCACCTGGGTCGGCCCGCACGTGGTGATCGAGGGCCATACCTCGATCGGCAAGAACAACCGCATCTTCCAGTTCTGCTCGCTGGGCGCGATGCCGCAGGACAAGAAGTACGCCGGTGAGCCGACACGGCTCGAGATCGGCGACAACAACACCATCCGCGAATTCTGCACCTTCAACGTCGGCACGGCACAGGACGTGGGCGTGACTCGCCTGGGCAACGACAACTGGATCATGGCCTACGTGCATCTGGCGCACGATTGCCAGGTGGGCAACCACACCATCTTCGCCAACAACGCCACGCTGGCCGGCCACGTTCAGGTGGGCGACTGGGTGATCCTGGGTGGCTTCACCAGCGTGCACCAGTTCGGCATCATCGGCGAGCACGCCATGACGGCGTTTGCCAGCGCGGTGGCGCAGGACGTGCCGCCGTACGTGATGGCGCACGGCAACCGCGCGGTACCGTCCGGCATCAACGCCGAGGGCCTGAAGCGCCGCGGCTTCTCGCCGGAACAGATCCGCTCCATCCGCCAGGCCTACAAGACGCTGTACCGCAGCGGCCTGCCGCTGGAAGAGGCCAAGCAGATCATCGTCGCCGAGGCGGCCAGCCACCCGGAGCTGGAGGCTTTCGTGCGCTTCTTCGGTTTGTCGGAGCGGGGCATCATCCGTTAA
- the lpxB gene encoding lipid-A-disaccharide synthase, with protein MAEPLFKRSGALKVAMVAGEASGDLLGAHLMAALKVRHPDIEFAGIGGPRMQAQGLYSVVPQERLAVRGYAEVLSRLPELLRIRANLRDTLIAERPDVFVGIDAPDFNLGLEKSLKKKGIRTVHYVSPSVWAWRPERVQKIGDAADRVLCLFPMEPPLYEKAGVPVTFVGHPLAGEIPLVPDTEAMREQLGLPPEGPVFALLPGSRVSEIDYLGEIFVKTARLLHERYPTAQFLVPLATRATLDAFDQMLSRLKAWDLPIRKLFGHAQMAMIASDVVLVKSGTSTLEVALTKKPMVITYKLSWLTYRLVKRKLKLPWVGLPNILLGDSVVPELLQYDATPERLAEAVAAFYDDEPAKKALNARFTALHRELKQDTAELAADAVLQVAGVPA; from the coding sequence ATGGCTGAACCTCTGTTCAAGCGAAGCGGCGCGCTCAAGGTCGCCATGGTAGCCGGCGAGGCCTCCGGCGACCTGCTGGGTGCGCACCTGATGGCGGCGCTCAAGGTGCGCCATCCGGACATCGAGTTCGCCGGCATCGGCGGGCCGCGGATGCAGGCGCAGGGTCTGTATTCGGTGGTGCCGCAGGAGCGGCTGGCGGTGCGCGGCTACGCCGAGGTGCTGTCGCGTCTGCCGGAGCTGTTGCGCATCCGCGCCAACCTGCGCGACACGCTGATCGCGGAGCGGCCGGACGTGTTCGTCGGCATCGATGCGCCCGACTTCAACCTCGGGCTCGAGAAGTCGCTGAAGAAGAAGGGTATCCGCACCGTCCATTACGTCAGCCCGTCGGTGTGGGCGTGGCGGCCGGAGCGGGTGCAGAAGATCGGCGACGCGGCCGACCGCGTGCTGTGCCTGTTCCCGATGGAGCCACCGCTCTATGAAAAGGCCGGCGTGCCGGTGACCTTCGTCGGCCATCCGCTGGCGGGCGAGATACCGCTGGTTCCCGACACCGAAGCGATGCGCGAGCAGCTCGGCTTGCCGCCGGAGGGGCCGGTGTTCGCGCTCTTGCCCGGCAGCCGGGTGAGCGAGATCGACTACCTGGGCGAGATTTTCGTCAAGACGGCACGCTTGCTCCACGAGCGCTACCCGACGGCGCAATTCCTGGTGCCGCTTGCCACGCGCGCGACGCTCGATGCCTTCGACCAGATGCTCAGCCGGCTCAAGGCCTGGGATCTGCCGATCCGCAAGCTGTTCGGTCACGCCCAGATGGCGATGATTGCGAGCGACGTGGTGCTGGTGAAGAGCGGCACCTCGACGCTGGAGGTGGCGCTGACCAAGAAGCCGATGGTGATCACCTACAAGCTATCCTGGCTCACTTACCGGCTGGTCAAGCGCAAGCTGAAGCTGCCGTGGGTCGGCCTGCCCAACATTCTCTTGGGTGACTCGGTGGTGCCCGAGCTGTTGCAGTACGACGCCACGCCGGAGCGCCTGGCCGAGGCGGTGGCCGCGTTCTACGACGACGAGCCGGCGAAGAAGGCGCTCAACGCCCGCTTTACCGCCTTGCATCGGGAGCTGAAGCAGGATACCGCCGAGCTGGCCGCCGACGCGGTGCTGCAGGTGGCGGGAGTGCCGGCATGA